Below is a window of Deltaproteobacteria bacterium DNA.
CAATCGAATCCTCCGCATCCGTGGGGGCGATCCGGAAGAAATACTTCAAACCACGCTCGGTCAGTGCTGCGGAGGAGGACTCGGCGCAGACGAAGGGAATTTTGAACCGCTCGGCCACGAAACTCGCCGATTTGGACACGCTGGACTGATAGGCCCCCAGGAGCAAGGGAACTTTTTCCTGGGTGATCAGGCGCTCGGCCTCGGTCTTGCCGACTTCCGGGGAAGCCTGGCTGTCTCCCCAGATGACCTGGAGCTTGGCTCCCTTCAAATTGGGGATTCCTTCCGTCCGGGCAAACGGAATGTCGAAATCATACTTGTTGTTAATCACATCGATTGCCGTTTCAATCGCGTGCTTGGATCTAAGCCCGGAAGAAGCAATGGCTCCTGTGAGAGGATAGATCGACCCAATGCGGATCACATCGGCTGCCTCTGCCAGGGAAGCTCCCAGGGCAAAAACGATGACCGCAAAAATGACAGAAATACTCCCAACCTTTTTCATCATGTTTTCCTCCTCCTTGTTTTTCCGGCAATATATGAATTTAAGCACAGATTTCCTTGGCTCAGCAGGGTGATTCTTTACTCTTAGCCCTCTAGGCTAAGATAAAATATCGTAACCGTTTTTTTTGTCAAGGTGTTTTTTTAAAACCTAAGCTGCAAAAAGCTTTAACTGTTGAATTAAACGACGATCCCGCTCCCGGATCTTTCTTCAAGATCCTCGGATCGATGTCGTATAAGAATACCGGATAGCCCTTTTGGGCAAAGACCATGGCAAAACCATGGCCCATGATCCCGGCGCCGACGATGGCGATTTTTTTAATTTGATTTACTTTCATTGGGCCAAAGGTCCTTCAAGGCCTCTTCGTAGGCTTGGTAGGCGTCCTTTCCGAAAAGAACAAAGCGTACCCGCTGGATATCTGGATGACGCTTCAAGTAATCCAGCACTGTCTTCAGGGCAATGGGGGCGGCTTCTTCCAAGGGGTACCCATAGGCCCCCGTGCTGATTGAGGGAAAGGCGATGCTTGGCAGCTTGTTCGCGCTGGCCACCTCCAAACTCCTTCGGTAGCAGCTGGCCAGGAGTTCAGGCGCTTTCTTGCCTGCTGCATGATAAATCGGCCCGACGGTGTGAATAACCTGTTTAGCTTTTAGATTGTATCCTTTGGTGCTTTTGGCGTCTCCGGTTTCACACCCTCCCAAAGGCCGGCATTCCGCCAGGAGCTGCGGGCCCGCCACGCGATGAATGGCCCCGTCAACTCCCCCTCCTCCGAGGAGGGTCCGGTTGGCCGCATTGACGATGGCATCCGTATCCTGCTCCGTGATGTCTCCCTGTAAAAGCTCTATCACAGCTTTGCCGACCCTAACTTCCACGGCACCCTCCTTTACAGCCAGCGGACGGCTGGCGGCTTACGCTGGACCAATTTTTTGAATTTAAGGACGGGGTAACCTACTGTGCAGCAGGTGAAGATTTTATTCTCCGGGGGAATCCCCAATTCTTTGGCGATGGACGGATCCTTTTCGGCAGCCGTAATGAAATACCCGACGATGCAGGTCCCCAGGCCTATGGCTTGGGCCTGGAGCATGATATGCGCCATGGCCAGGGCGCAATTCTGCGCCGAAGAAATATTTTCCGCCGGAGCATGGATGATAATCAGCGCCGGGGCGTGGCGAAAGATGCGGTCTTTACCGGCCTGATAATACTCCCAGTTCAGCCGAATCCCGCGCATATGGGTTTGCAGCCAGGGGGGCAGTTTCACTCCGGGAGCGCTGAGCATCTTATACAGGTTCCCGGAAAAGATGGCGGTCCGTTCGGCCAGGGTCCGGATGAGTTTCCTGTCCTGGATGACCACAAACTGGAAGTTCTGGGAGTTATGCCCTGTGGGTGCGTAACGGGCAATATCGATCATTTTTTCCAAAACTTCCTTGGACACTTCTTTTTCGGCAAAAACTCGGCAACTTCTGCGGGAGCGGAGAAAGGTGGTTAGGGTTGCGGGAGATACCATCAGATCTTCTGGAAGGTCTGGGAACTCCCGTAGATTCATACCCTCAATGGTAATGGCATCTACCGGACAGAGGGCTAAGCAGTGTCCACAGAACGTACAATACTCCTCGTCAACGACCCGAAGGCTTTCGCCTTCCGCCACGAATATGGACGGGCAGGCCAGGGTGCAATCTCCGCAGGAAATACATTTCTTTCTGTCTATTTCTATTTTTCCCATATTCCCCTGTCATTTTTTTAGGTTCTTAGCGATCAATTCCTGAATTCTTTTGGAATAGGCCTCATCTCCAAAGACTCCGCTGCGTACCTTCACTGTCGTGACCTCTTTGGAGGTGGCCTCTAAGGCGATCTGGAAATCTCTTCCTTCGTCGGTCTTTCCTTTGATCACCCGGTTTTGGTCCAGATTGTCGATAGACTTTTCCGTAGTCCGCATCTTCAATTCTTCGGCTGCAGCCAGCGAGGCCTGCCAGGCTTTTTCCATCGGAGCAGCATAGGCTTGCTTCAGCTCACCGCGGATATACTCCGCAGCCCCGATGCCCACTCCGACCCCTGCCCCAGCGGCAAAGAATACTGCGCAACCCGTACTCGCGATTAACACGGAAACCATGAACCCCACTCCCAACCCCTTTAACCAATAATTCATCCCAACCTCCTTTTTTTTAATTTCGGAGTCCAGAGTTCGGAGTTCGGCGTAAAAAAAAACATCATGCTTTGTGACTCTGATTTCCGAACTCCGAACTTATAACTCCGAACTTTTTTCTCATTTAGGTGCAGGCAGAGAAGCACCCCATTCTTGGGCAATGATCTTGGGAAGGTCGGTGTTGTCCAAAAGACCCCTTAGTTTCTCCGACCCAGGTCCGCGACCAAAGACCATTACGGGGGTGTGGGTATGCGTCCCCACGGCCCAGGCTGTGTTCATTTCTTTGGCGAAGAGGCGGCCCAACCGGTTTGTGGCCGTATCAGCGCTAAACCAGTGATACACGCCATAGTCCTGGGACTCAATAATTACCTTCTGAGTGTCTCTGGCTAAGATTGATGCTGCCTGTTCCTCTGTTATAGAAAAAACACTATTCTCTTCAATTTCCTTTTTGAGGTTTGCTGGGTCTCCTTTGCTGTCAATGACCATTTTCAGGAAAGACTTCTTCTGCTTAGCCATTTTTTCGAAGATAGTTTTATCGGCGAAATTATACTTCGTCTTCCACGTCTCCCCACTGGGCAACTTCACCGGTGCAGGAGGCTGATAACTGCTGTAGGCAATGGCCAGACCTCCCGTGTCATGATCTGCAGTCACAACGACTAAGGTATCCGGGTTCTGTTCAGCAAAGGCCTTAACCAACCCAATCGCCTGATCAAATTCCATCATTTCATGAAGCACGCTGGCCACGTCGTTTCCATGTTCGACCCAGTCCACCTGCCCTCCCTCGACCATCAGAAAAAACCCCTGGGTATTTCTTTTCAAAATCTCCAAGGCCTTCCCGGTCAACTGAGATAGAGTCGGTACGCCGGTTTGGTGTTGAGGCTGGCGGTCAACGGCGCTGGGGAATCCTGAAGCGGAAAAAAGCCCCAAGACCTTCTCGGTTTTTTGCACGTCCAGGGCAAGAAGTTCCTTTTCGTTGGCCACGAAGGCATACCTCTTAATCTTGGCTTCAGCGATCAGATTCCGATTGTCTTTTCTCCTGGATCCGCCCCATCCGGCTTTTTTATCAATTCCTTTCAGGTCGGGATGCTCTTCCACTTTCCCCCCTGCAGGAATAAAATGCTGCGCTCCACCTGAGAAGGCCACCGCCAAGTCTCCTCGCTCCACAAGCTGGGCGGCAATTTCGTTCTCCATATCCCGGTGAATGATGCTGGCATAAAAGGCTGCTGGGGTCGCGTGAGTCATCCGCGTGTTGCTGATCACGCCAGCTGATTTTCCCAATTCTTGGGCAATATCCACCAGGGTCTTCATTGACCTGCCATTATGATCTTTCCCGATGATGGCGTCCCGGGTCTTCACCC
It encodes the following:
- a CDS encoding alkaline phosphatase, with protein sequence VFWFSPAQGAGAKNVILLIGDGMGPQAVGLAIYYNRFMNGPEKPLHMERLMAAGNTGYCLTYQYGTVVTDSASAATALASGVKTRDAIIGKDHNGRSMKTLVDIAQELGKSAGVISNTRMTHATPAAFYASIIHRDMENEIAAQLVERGDLAVAFSGGAQHFIPAGGKVEEHPDLKGIDKKAGWGGSRRKDNRNLIAEAKIKRYAFVANEKELLALDVQKTEKVLGLFSASGFPSAVDRQPQHQTGVPTLSQLTGKALEILKRNTQGFFLMVEGGQVDWVEHGNDVASVLHEMMEFDQAIGLVKAFAEQNPDTLVVVTADHDTGGLAIAYSSYQPPAPVKLPSGETWKTKYNFADKTIFEKMAKQKKSFLKMVIDSKGDPANLKKEIEENSVFSITEEQAASILARDTQKVIIESQDYGVYHWFSADTATNRLGRLFAKEMNTAWAVGTHTHTPVMVFGRGPGSEKLRGLLDNTDLPKIIAQEWGASLPAPK
- a CDS encoding nitroreductase family protein codes for the protein MGKIEIDRKKCISCGDCTLACPSIFVAEGESLRVVDEEYCTFCGHCLALCPVDAITIEGMNLREFPDLPEDLMVSPATLTTFLRSRRSCRVFAEKEVSKEVLEKMIDIARYAPTGHNSQNFQFVVIQDRKLIRTLAERTAIFSGNLYKMLSAPGVKLPPWLQTHMRGIRLNWEYYQAGKDRIFRHAPALIIIHAPAENISSAQNCALAMAHIMLQAQAIGLGTCIVGYFITAAEKDPSIAKELGIPPENKIFTCCTVGYPVLKFKKLVQRKPPAVRWL
- a CDS encoding DUF3568 family protein, yielding MNYWLKGLGVGFMVSVLIASTGCAVFFAAGAGVGVGIGAAEYIRGELKQAYAAPMEKAWQASLAAAEELKMRTTEKSIDNLDQNRVIKGKTDEGRDFQIALEATSKEVTTVKVRSGVFGDEAYSKRIQELIAKNLKK
- a CDS encoding O-acetyl-ADP-ribose deacetylase, with the translated sequence MEVRVGKAVIELLQGDITEQDTDAIVNAANRTLLGGGGVDGAIHRVAGPQLLAECRPLGGCETGDAKSTKGYNLKAKQVIHTVGPIYHAAGKKAPELLASCYRRSLEVASANKLPSIAFPSISTGAYGYPLEEAAPIALKTVLDYLKRHPDIQRVRFVLFGKDAYQAYEEALKDLWPNESKSN
- a CDS encoding 3-hydroxyacyl-CoA dehydrogenase NAD-binding domain-containing protein — encoded protein: MKVNQIKKIAIVGAGIMGHGFAMVFAQKGYPVFLYDIDPRILKKDPGAGSSFNSTVKAFCSLGFKKTP